One genomic window of Aquisalimonas sp. 2447 includes the following:
- a CDS encoding RNA polymerase sigma factor, which translates to MADGDSQKRHQREVLCTRFEERLECVLDRLYGTALRLTRNPDDAEDVVAEAVERAWEKLPELRDWGHFEGWMFRILNNTFCTQWRRRRSRQDHEASWDELPADAEDAASFSLFRKLHQPFLLWWGTAEQQFVDGLDQEDLARAVDALPDAYRLVVVLVELQGYTYEEAAALLAVPVGTVRSRLNRGRGLLQKALWEYGRQTEQGSPSCQKPPGDGEERQ; encoded by the coding sequence GTGGCAGACGGGGACAGCCAGAAGCGCCACCAGCGTGAGGTGTTATGCACGCGCTTCGAGGAGCGCCTGGAGTGCGTGCTGGACCGCCTCTACGGCACCGCATTGCGCCTCACCCGCAACCCCGACGACGCCGAAGACGTGGTGGCCGAGGCGGTGGAGCGGGCCTGGGAGAAGCTGCCCGAGTTGCGTGACTGGGGGCACTTCGAGGGCTGGATGTTCCGCATCCTGAACAACACCTTCTGCACCCAGTGGCGCCGCCGCCGCTCCCGCCAGGACCATGAGGCCTCCTGGGACGAACTGCCCGCTGATGCCGAGGACGCGGCCTCCTTCTCCCTGTTCCGCAAGCTCCATCAGCCCTTCCTGCTGTGGTGGGGTACCGCCGAGCAGCAGTTCGTGGACGGGCTCGATCAGGAGGATCTCGCCCGCGCCGTCGACGCCCTCCCGGACGCCTATCGGCTGGTGGTTGTGCTGGTGGAACTGCAAGGGTATACCTATGAGGAAGCAGCGGCCTTGCTGGCGGTGCCCGTGGGGACCGTGCGTTCGCGGCTCAATCGCGGACGTGGCCTGCTGCAAAAGGCATTGTGGGAGTACGGCCG
- a CDS encoding methyltransferase domain-containing protein, translating to MSTATTAIRESGLVNQEALRQKVKDMYRRVAKEPEGDFHFAMGRPLAEELGYPPADLDRIPRQALESFAGVGYFLGLADIQPGERVLDLGSGSGTDTFLAALYTGTEGHVLGLDMTDAQRDKAQRLAEEAWFTNISFHAGYIEETPFEDASVDVVISNGVINLSAEKDRVFAEIARVLRPGGRLALSDIVTESQLPEKVKCDATLWAACIGGAMQQNDYRGGMTAAGLRVATIQDNPQYRFLTEAAQGASRAYGVKSVNVLAVKPA from the coding sequence ATGAGCACAGCAACAACAGCAATCCGCGAATCCGGCCTGGTGAACCAGGAGGCCCTGCGCCAGAAGGTGAAGGACATGTACCGCCGGGTGGCGAAGGAGCCCGAGGGGGATTTCCACTTCGCCATGGGCCGGCCCCTGGCCGAGGAGCTGGGCTATCCCCCAGCGGACCTGGACCGCATTCCCCGGCAGGCGCTGGAGTCCTTCGCCGGGGTCGGGTACTTCCTGGGCCTCGCGGACATCCAGCCCGGCGAGCGGGTGCTGGACCTCGGCAGCGGCTCCGGGACCGATACTTTCCTGGCCGCCCTGTACACCGGCACGGAGGGTCACGTTCTGGGGCTGGACATGACCGACGCGCAGCGGGACAAGGCCCAGCGGCTGGCGGAGGAAGCCTGGTTCACGAACATCAGCTTCCATGCCGGCTACATCGAGGAGACACCGTTCGAAGACGCCAGCGTGGACGTGGTGATCAGCAACGGCGTCATCAACCTGTCCGCGGAGAAGGACCGGGTGTTCGCCGAGATCGCCCGGGTGCTGCGGCCCGGGGGGCGACTGGCACTGTCGGACATCGTCACCGAGAGCCAGCTCCCAGAGAAGGTGAAGTGCGACGCCACCCTGTGGGCGGCCTGCATCGGCGGCGCCATGCAGCAGAACGACTACCGGGGCGGAATGACCGCCGCCGGCCTGCGGGTGGCGACGATACAGGACAACCCGCAGTACCGCTTCCTCACCGAGGCCGCCCAGGGCGCAAGCCGCGCCTATGGGGTGAAGAGCGTGAACGTGCTGGCGGTGAAGCCGGCGTAA
- a CDS encoding cupin domain-containing protein, with the protein MNRLTIITTASALALGLSTALAGDNHYEPGSGGHLFVMGDELEWGPVSSMGEGAEIAVIEGDLGKEEPFTFRLRLEDGYEIKPHVHPAYERGTILQGTLHFAHGEEFDRDQTKALPEGSTFIMAPGAPMYGYAEGEVIFQLHGEGPWGIEYLNEEHDPRQ; encoded by the coding sequence ATGAACCGTTTGACCATCATTACCACTGCATCCGCCCTGGCCCTTGGCCTGTCCACGGCCCTGGCGGGGGACAACCACTACGAGCCGGGCTCCGGCGGGCACCTGTTCGTCATGGGCGACGAACTGGAGTGGGGCCCGGTGAGCTCCATGGGCGAAGGGGCCGAGATCGCCGTGATCGAAGGGGATCTCGGCAAGGAAGAGCCCTTCACCTTCCGCCTGCGGCTGGAGGACGGCTACGAGATCAAGCCGCACGTCCATCCGGCGTACGAACGCGGCACCATCCTCCAGGGCACCCTGCATTTCGCCCATGGCGAGGAGTTCGACCGCGATCAGACCAAGGCCCTGCCCGAAGGGAGCACCTTCATCATGGCACCGGGGGCGCCCATGTACGGCTACGCCGAGGGTGAGGTGATCTTCCAGCTTCACGGGGAAGGCCCCTGGGGCATCGAGTACCTCAACGAGGAGCACGATCCCCGGCAATAG